Within Hydrogenophaga sp. PAMC20947, the genomic segment CAGACTTCTCCCGCAAAGTCGCGTCCCTGCGCGGTGAAAAGACCGGGTTTGAGCGTCAGCAAAGACAAGGTGAAACGAGGGCCTGCTGGGACTTGTGACTTGGATGACGGGTCCAGCAGTGCGCCCGTATCGGCCTTCAGACCGCTGGGGACATCCACGCTCAACACCGGGGCGGTGGCATGGACCAGGCGATCCCATTGCTCGGACAACTCCCCCTCCATGGGACGGGTGGCGCCGATGCCCAGCAGGGCGTCGATGGCGAAATCAAAGGTGTCCGGCGGGGCCTTCGACAGCGACAGCCCCGCTGCTTGTGCCCGCTTCCAGGCGTGCGCGGCGTCCTTGGGCAATCGTTGCAGGTCGCCAACCAGTGTGGTTGTGATGCTGAGCCCCAGCCCTGATGCTTGACTGTGCTGGTGCAGCCAGGTGGCGGCAACCAGCCCGTCCCCGCCATTGTTGCCGGGCCCGCAGGCCACCCAGATGCGTCGCGCGTGAGGCGCCAAAGCGCGGGTGAGGCTGGCGATGGACAGCCCGGCTCGGGCCATCAATGCGTGAGGAGGCAGTTCGGCGGCCGTGGCCCGCTCCAGAGAGCGGGTGGCCGCCGTGCCGTGCAGTGGCTCGGTGCGCTTGCTGTCGAGCCGCCGCATGGGTTATCAGGCCGCAGGAATCCGGAGCACCTGGCCTGGGTAGATCTTGTCCGGGTGGTTCAGCATGGGCTTGTTGGCCTCGAAGATCTGGGGGTACTTGTTGGGCGTGCCGTAGAACTCTTTGCTGATCTTCGACAGGTTGTCACCTTTGACCACGGTGTACCACTTGGACTCTGGCTCGGGTGCCGAGACCGTCATCATGTCGTTGACGGCCGTCACGTTGGCCACGTTGCCACAGCAGAGCACCACTTTTTCGCGTGTGGCTTGATCGGGGGCCACGCCAGCGACCGTGACCGTCTCGTTGGAGCCGTCGTATGCAACGTCCAGGCCTTCAACGTTGAGCTTCATGCTTTCAATGTAGGTCGCGATCGCCTTCGCAGCACCTTGGTTGAGCTGCGCTGCGTGTTCCGCATTGGGGGCTGCTGCGGCGGCGGGCGCTGCCGCCTCGGCCTTGCCGATGCCAAACAATTTTTCGCCGGCGTCTTTGATGAAACTGAACATACCCATGGTTTTTCTCCTGTAAGTGGGGTTGGAAAGACCTTCGCATCGTGTGGTCTGCAACCCCGTTGGTCAAGGCGCTCCTGTCCCTGGGCGTTGCAAAGTCACGGAGGTAGCGCATTAGTTTGCACCCGAGGGCTGGCCTGACGGCATTTCACCACGGAACGGCCCATTCAGGATGCCAGGGCCGCGCTGCACAATTTGCGCCGTACGCGGCGTGGCTTTTCCCGGGTGGTGTGCAATGCGCCAGATGGGAGGGTGCTTGGGTCTTTGGCTGCCTTGGCAGGTGGCTGCTATAATCGAACGGCTTTGCGGGGCGTGAGCGCTGCAAAGTAATCTCAAACCAGCCCAACCGGGTGTTGCTGACATCTCATGGAGAGGTGATTGGTGATCGGGGCTGGATTTAAGTCTTAACCTTTGGAAATCAAGTCATGTCTATTACCATGCGCGAAATGCTGGAAGCCGGTGTCCATTTTGGCCACCAAACCCGCTTCTGGAACCCCAAGATGGCACCGTTCATCTTCGGTCACCGCAACAAAATCCACATCGTCAACCTCGAGAAGACGTTGCCGATGTTCGAAGACGCCGCCAAGTTTGTGCGTCAGTTGACCGCCAACCGCGGCACCATTTTGATGGTGGGGACCAAGCGCACCTCCCGTGACACCGTGGCTCTGGAAGCCCGTCGCGCTGGCGTGCCTTTTGTCGACCAGCGTTGGTTGGGTGGCATGCTGACCAACTTCA encodes:
- the lysM gene encoding peptidoglycan-binding protein LysM, which translates into the protein MGMFSFIKDAGEKLFGIGKAEAAAPAAAAAPNAEHAAQLNQGAAKAIATYIESMKLNVEGLDVAYDGSNETVTVAGVAPDQATREKVVLCCGNVANVTAVNDMMTVSAPEPESKWYTVVKGDNLSKISKEFYGTPNKYPQIFEANKPMLNHPDKIYPGQVLRIPAA